In one Pseudarthrobacter oxydans genomic region, the following are encoded:
- a CDS encoding AMP-binding protein, with product MTTQLDFARVSFAADLARYGNRPAILADGLTLTYRELAARVDSFARRLGTERRLIALAASNDVESLVAYLAALASGHPLILLPEDKPAALESLVAAYDPDVVVRSANGECVLDERRPGTRHTLHPDLALLLSTSGSTGSPKLVRLSHANLQANAESIATYLRITAEDRAATTLPMSYCYGLSVINSHLLRGAGLVLTGLSVVDPCFWELFRREGATAFAAVPYTFELLERVGFADMDLPSLRYVTQAGGRLAPESVRHYAELGRRQGWELFVMYGQTEATARMAYLPPDLAAAHPGAIGVPVPGGDFRIEPVPGLADGELVYTGPNVMLGYAETPEDLAQGRTVTELRTGDLAVKNAAGLYEVRGRRSRFVKIVGLRVDLGQVERLLADLGVHAASAGTDQGLVVAVEGTHDTRLLTKVLAQGLGLPRAAVDIHAVAELPRLATGKVDYPAVAALSAAAPDKAAPHKRTPDNRSPQEPQGTAAGPDTVRRIYEDTLEQTDIADTDTFVSLGGDSLSFVAASVRLEQALGHLPPDWHVTPVRDLEPRRPGRPARTRLARLFAPTDTSLVLRAVGIFLIAGTHIGLFNWQGMAHVLIAAAGFNFARFQLSGERLPRLRRQLTSVARIAVPSMVFIAFAYLVTDHYGLVNIVLLNAILGPEQVTTQWHFWFIEVIVYILLAMTALLSIPWLHRAERRFPFIFPLILFGGGLLTRYELVEPGVPYTVPALWLFALGWAVARSRNLAQRCIVSALAVLTVPGFFEDANRDVTVIAGILLLAWLPALPMPRALGRVTVLLASASMHIYLVHWLVYPPLAGLGLPLALAASLAAGVAYWALCNRVAGAAQRLRART from the coding sequence CGACAGCTTTGCCCGGAGGCTGGGCACTGAACGGCGCCTCATCGCCCTTGCGGCGTCCAACGACGTCGAATCGCTGGTGGCCTACCTTGCCGCCCTGGCGTCCGGCCACCCGCTGATCCTCCTCCCGGAGGACAAGCCGGCTGCACTCGAATCCCTGGTGGCGGCCTACGACCCCGACGTCGTGGTCCGCTCCGCGAACGGCGAGTGCGTCCTGGACGAACGCCGGCCCGGGACCCGGCACACCCTGCATCCGGACCTTGCCCTCCTGCTCAGCACGTCCGGCTCCACGGGCTCCCCCAAACTGGTGCGCCTCTCCCACGCCAACCTGCAGGCCAACGCCGAGTCCATCGCTACGTACCTGCGAATCACGGCTGAAGACCGGGCCGCCACTACCTTGCCGATGTCCTACTGCTACGGCCTCTCGGTCATCAACAGCCATCTGCTGCGCGGCGCCGGCCTGGTCCTGACCGGACTGTCGGTGGTGGATCCGTGCTTCTGGGAGCTGTTCCGGCGGGAAGGTGCCACGGCGTTCGCCGCCGTTCCCTACACCTTTGAGCTGCTGGAGCGCGTGGGCTTCGCGGACATGGACCTGCCCAGCCTGCGCTACGTCACCCAGGCCGGCGGCCGGCTCGCCCCGGAGAGCGTCCGGCACTACGCGGAACTGGGCCGCCGGCAGGGCTGGGAACTCTTCGTCATGTACGGCCAGACGGAGGCCACGGCCCGGATGGCGTACCTGCCGCCGGACCTTGCCGCCGCCCATCCCGGCGCCATCGGCGTGCCCGTCCCCGGCGGAGACTTCCGCATCGAACCCGTGCCCGGACTGGCCGACGGCGAGCTGGTGTACACCGGGCCCAACGTCATGCTGGGATATGCCGAGACCCCGGAGGACCTGGCACAGGGCCGCACCGTCACCGAGCTCCGCACCGGCGACCTCGCGGTAAAGAACGCCGCGGGCCTCTACGAGGTGCGCGGACGGCGCAGCCGGTTCGTCAAGATCGTGGGACTGCGCGTGGACCTGGGCCAGGTGGAACGCCTCCTGGCGGACCTCGGCGTGCACGCGGCGAGCGCCGGAACGGACCAGGGGCTCGTCGTCGCCGTGGAGGGAACCCACGACACCCGGCTGCTCACCAAAGTCCTCGCCCAGGGCCTCGGCCTGCCGCGCGCCGCCGTCGACATCCATGCCGTGGCGGAACTTCCCCGCCTGGCCACCGGCAAGGTGGACTACCCGGCAGTGGCAGCGCTCTCCGCAGCTGCCCCGGACAAAGCGGCCCCGCACAAACGCACCCCGGACAATCGCTCCCCGCAGGAGCCGCAGGGCACCGCGGCCGGGCCGGACACCGTCAGGCGCATCTACGAGGACACGCTGGAGCAGACGGACATCGCGGACACGGACACGTTCGTCTCGCTCGGCGGCGACTCCCTGTCCTTCGTGGCGGCCTCGGTCCGGCTCGAGCAGGCCCTCGGCCACCTGCCCCCGGACTGGCATGTCACGCCGGTCCGCGACCTGGAACCGCGCCGGCCGGGCCGGCCCGCCCGGACCCGGCTCGCACGGCTCTTTGCCCCCACGGACACCAGCCTGGTCCTCCGGGCCGTGGGAATCTTCCTGATCGCCGGCACGCACATCGGCCTGTTCAACTGGCAGGGCATGGCCCACGTGCTGATTGCCGCGGCCGGGTTCAACTTCGCACGCTTCCAGCTCTCCGGCGAAAGGCTGCCCCGCCTGCGCCGGCAGCTCACCAGCGTGGCCCGGATCGCCGTGCCCAGCATGGTGTTCATCGCCTTCGCCTACCTGGTCACCGACCACTACGGCCTGGTCAACATCGTGCTCCTCAACGCCATCCTGGGGCCGGAGCAGGTGACCACGCAGTGGCATTTCTGGTTCATCGAGGTGATCGTCTACATCCTGCTGGCCATGACGGCCCTGCTCTCCATCCCGTGGCTGCACCGCGCGGAACGCCGATTCCCGTTCATTTTCCCGCTCATCCTGTTCGGCGGCGGCCTCCTGACCCGGTACGAACTCGTGGAGCCGGGTGTGCCGTACACCGTCCCCGCACTGTGGCTCTTCGCGCTCGGATGGGCGGTGGCCCGGTCCCGCAACCTCGCCCAGCGCTGCATTGTCTCCGCCCTGGCCGTCCTCACGGTTCCGGGGTTCTTCGAGGACGCCAACCGCGACGTCACGGTGATTGCCGGCATCCTGCTGCTTGCCTGGCTGCCCGCCCTCCCCATGCCGCGGGCCCTGGGCCGCGTGACGGTCCTGCTGGCCAGCGCCTCCATGCACATCTACCTCGTCCACTGGCTGGTCTACCCGCCGCTGGCGGGCCTGGGCCTTCCGCTCGCACTGGCCGCCTCCCTGGCGGCAGGCGTGGCCTACTGGGCCTTGTGCAACAGGGTTGCCGGCGCCGCCCAGCGTTTGCGCGCACGGACGTGA
- a CDS encoding peptidoglycan-binding protein yields the protein MEEMRPLTDDELMAEQGTALPDKEVASVLDLNADLDLGIDAAAPIDLAVAANANVAAPIDAAASANILSYGSEAQALADQGVMIEQGIVADANAASAQDSTIDQSDDTVGDGTVEDGAAGTGTTEAGTALPDVGALPVDPAAALDGDLLNVNVDLAADADIAAPINGAVAANANVAAPIDAAVAANIGSIDSQAYAVAEQDAIISQHIEGEANATADQQSDLRQ from the coding sequence ATGGAAGAAATGCGTCCCCTGACCGACGACGAACTAATGGCGGAACAGGGAACCGCTTTGCCGGACAAGGAAGTTGCCTCTGTCCTTGACCTGAATGCGGACCTGGATCTTGGCATCGATGCGGCGGCACCCATCGATCTCGCCGTGGCCGCCAATGCCAACGTGGCCGCGCCGATCGACGCCGCGGCGTCCGCCAACATCCTCTCCTACGGCTCCGAGGCCCAGGCGCTGGCCGACCAGGGGGTGATGATCGAGCAGGGCATTGTGGCTGACGCCAATGCGGCTTCCGCCCAGGACAGCACCATCGACCAGTCGGACGACACCGTCGGCGACGGCACGGTGGAGGACGGCGCGGCGGGCACCGGGACTACGGAGGCCGGCACCGCCCTGCCGGACGTCGGCGCGCTGCCGGTGGACCCGGCCGCCGCACTCGACGGCGACCTGCTGAACGTCAACGTGGACCTTGCCGCCGACGCGGACATCGCGGCCCCGATCAACGGCGCAGTGGCCGCCAACGCCAACGTGGCCGCGCCCATCGATGCCGCGGTTGCCGCGAACATCGGCTCCATCGACAGCCAGGCATACGCCGTGGCCGAACAGGATGCCATCATCTCCCAGCACATCGAGGGCGAAGCCAACGCCACTGCCGACCAGCAGTCCGACCTCCGGCAGTAA
- a CDS encoding DUF2945 domain-containing protein, whose product MSLGKGTSVEWNTPQGKTHGRIVEKKTSDFELDGNTHRASEDEPQYVVESAKTGARAAHKASALTEKK is encoded by the coding sequence ATGTCATTGGGCAAGGGAACGTCCGTGGAATGGAACACCCCGCAGGGCAAGACGCACGGCAGGATCGTGGAAAAGAAGACCAGTGACTTTGAACTGGACGGGAACACCCACCGTGCCAGCGAGGACGAGCCGCAGTATGTGGTGGAGTCGGCCAAGACCGGAGCCCGGGCCGCGCACAAGGCTTCCGCCCTGACCGAAAAGAAGTAG
- a CDS encoding FAD/NAD(P)-binding oxidoreductase: MAAQHEVVIIGGGNAGVSLAARLERYGVKDVAVVEPKDHHFYQPLFSHIAGGRAQATEAVRSQESVIPQGVTWIHDAAAGVDTDANTVTLASGSTVSYGQLVVCPGLQYDWDAVPGLAEAVHSPAGASHYEFELASKAWTLLSGLTSGTAVFTMPAGPVKCGGASQKPMYLACDYWREQGVLDRIRVVMVQPYPTVFGVPEVDRELDRKIAEYGIELRTNSELVAVDAAGQTATIRDLAAGTEENLHYDVLNAVPPQSAPDWLKATDLPAAGDAGGFVEVDRQTLRHIRFQNVWSLGDAAGTTNSKSGGALRKQTKVLAKNLVAARKGKALRAKYNGYSVCPFTVSRDTVVFAEFDDRYRAMPTIPRVPTWNESRLSWVVDRDIFPQVYWNLILKGRA; the protein is encoded by the coding sequence GTGGCCGCGCAGCACGAGGTGGTCATCATCGGCGGCGGCAACGCCGGCGTGTCACTGGCCGCCCGCCTGGAGCGCTACGGGGTCAAGGACGTGGCCGTCGTGGAGCCCAAGGACCACCACTTCTACCAGCCGCTGTTCTCCCACATCGCCGGCGGCCGGGCGCAGGCAACGGAGGCCGTCCGGTCGCAGGAGTCCGTGATCCCCCAGGGCGTGACGTGGATCCACGACGCCGCCGCCGGTGTGGACACGGACGCGAACACCGTCACCCTGGCGTCCGGTTCCACCGTGTCCTACGGACAGCTGGTGGTGTGCCCCGGCCTGCAGTATGACTGGGATGCCGTGCCCGGCCTGGCCGAGGCCGTGCACTCGCCCGCCGGCGCCTCGCACTACGAGTTCGAACTCGCGTCCAAGGCCTGGACCCTGTTGAGCGGCCTCACGTCCGGCACGGCCGTCTTCACCATGCCCGCCGGTCCCGTCAAATGCGGCGGCGCAAGCCAGAAACCCATGTACCTGGCCTGCGACTACTGGCGGGAACAGGGTGTCCTGGACCGGATCCGCGTGGTGATGGTGCAGCCCTACCCCACCGTGTTCGGCGTCCCGGAGGTGGACCGGGAGCTTGACCGCAAGATCGCCGAGTACGGCATCGAGCTGCGGACCAACAGCGAACTGGTTGCCGTGGACGCGGCCGGCCAGACGGCCACCATCCGGGACCTGGCCGCCGGTACCGAAGAGAACCTGCACTACGACGTCCTCAACGCCGTTCCGCCGCAGTCCGCCCCGGACTGGCTCAAGGCGACCGACCTGCCTGCAGCCGGTGACGCCGGCGGCTTCGTGGAGGTGGACCGGCAGACGCTCCGGCATATCCGGTTCCAGAACGTCTGGTCGCTGGGGGACGCGGCCGGAACCACCAATTCCAAGTCGGGGGGCGCCCTGCGGAAGCAGACGAAGGTCCTGGCCAAAAACCTGGTGGCCGCGCGGAAAGGCAAGGCCCTGCGGGCAAAGTACAACGGCTACTCGGTGTGCCCCTTCACGGTGTCACGCGACACCGTGGTGTTCGCCGAGTTCGACGACCGGTACCGGGCCATGCCCACCATTCCCCGGGTGCCAACCTGGAACGAGAGCAGGCTGTCCTGGGTGGTGGACCGGGACATCTTCCCGCAGGTCTACTGGAACCTGATCCTCAAGGGCAGGGCGTAA
- a CDS encoding acetate kinase encodes MLVLVINSGSSSLKYQVRDVAAGSVLTEGLIEKIGMGNGGDGDGEIEGPRDHAEALEQVDAAIHQELGGLELAAVGHRVVHGGERFAEPVLIDNEITRAIERLNPLAPLHNPANVLGIRAITRKWPDMPQVAVFDTAFHRTLPEHAWRYAVPDELYTNHGIRRYGFHGTSHEYVARRAAALLDLPMEEFDGVIAHLGNGASVTAIRGGHSVDTSMGFTPLEGLVMGTRSGDLDPSILVFLGRAGWTPEDLDTMLNRESGLKGLAGNNDMRSVVEASESGDARAATALAVTSYRLAKYIGGYHVAVGGAKALVFTAGIGENSHQFRALVADRLGALGIELDAGLNAERSKEPRVISTARSAIPVLVVPTDEERAIAEATAAVVTSAAG; translated from the coding sequence ATGCTCGTGCTCGTCATCAACTCCGGATCGTCGTCGCTCAAATACCAGGTGCGCGATGTCGCGGCCGGGAGCGTCCTGACCGAGGGGCTGATCGAGAAGATCGGCATGGGCAACGGCGGTGACGGGGACGGGGAAATCGAGGGCCCGCGGGACCATGCCGAGGCACTGGAACAGGTGGACGCCGCCATCCACCAGGAACTCGGCGGCTTGGAGCTGGCGGCAGTGGGCCACCGGGTGGTGCACGGCGGCGAGCGGTTCGCCGAACCCGTGCTGATTGACAACGAGATCACCCGCGCCATCGAGCGCCTGAACCCGCTGGCACCGCTGCACAACCCGGCCAACGTGCTGGGGATCCGCGCCATCACCAGGAAGTGGCCGGACATGCCGCAGGTTGCCGTGTTCGACACCGCCTTCCACCGCACCCTCCCGGAGCACGCCTGGCGCTACGCTGTCCCGGATGAGCTGTACACCAACCACGGCATCCGCCGCTACGGCTTCCACGGCACCTCCCACGAGTACGTGGCGCGGCGCGCGGCAGCGCTGCTGGACCTGCCCATGGAAGAGTTCGACGGCGTGATTGCCCACCTGGGCAACGGCGCCTCCGTCACCGCCATCCGGGGCGGCCATTCCGTGGACACGTCCATGGGCTTCACGCCCCTGGAAGGCCTGGTGATGGGGACCCGCTCGGGCGACCTGGACCCGTCCATCCTGGTGTTCCTGGGCCGGGCAGGCTGGACGCCGGAGGACCTGGACACCATGCTCAACCGGGAATCCGGGTTGAAAGGCCTGGCCGGCAACAACGACATGCGCTCCGTGGTGGAGGCCTCGGAATCCGGCGACGCGCGGGCTGCGACGGCGCTCGCCGTCACCTCCTACCGGCTGGCCAAGTACATCGGCGGGTACCACGTCGCCGTGGGCGGGGCGAAGGCACTGGTGTTCACTGCAGGGATCGGCGAGAACTCCCACCAGTTCCGTGCCCTGGTGGCGGACAGGCTGGGCGCGCTGGGCATAGAGCTCGACGCCGGCCTGAACGCCGAGCGGTCAAAGGAGCCGCGCGTCATTTCCACGGCGCGGTCCGCCATTCCCGTCCTGGTGGTTCCCACGGACGAGGAGCGGGCCATCGCGGAGGCGACTGCCGCCGTCGTGACTTCCGCGGCCGGGTAA
- a CDS encoding glycosyltransferase family protein: MKAAKTPKPLRVVLYSHDSQGLGHSRRNLALAHALSRGLPGLTGRPVSGLLITGEPNAPRFCAPVGWDWVLLPGIQKGPNGYEPRHLQVGQPKLVRIRSRILAAVTKQFKPHLVIVDRHAFGVDNELARALGRLRTAKPNCRVVLGLREVLDSPSAARREWRALGDLSRVREAFDEVWVYGDPAVHDPLSTGEVPQELEDLVRFTGYLAANRHSAQPGPESRSPYVLTLAGGGGDGLEVTLTAARAEVPAGYEHLVVTGPNMPMGHRAEVERAAGASVTVVGSVRDALPEIRDAAAVVSMGGYNSVCEIMSTTTPALIVPRTSPRREQLIRAKALADRGLIDLCRPEAFTPEALGAWFRSAAGSSTTRTGISLSGLETVCGLAAGLLASPVTRRRSAPAVIQHPGIRSDWRNRAAV, encoded by the coding sequence ATGAAGGCCGCCAAGACACCGAAGCCGCTGAGGGTGGTGCTCTACTCCCACGATTCGCAGGGCCTTGGCCATAGCCGCCGCAACCTGGCCTTGGCGCATGCGCTCTCGCGCGGGTTGCCGGGGCTGACCGGCCGTCCCGTGAGCGGCCTGCTGATCACGGGCGAGCCGAACGCCCCGCGTTTCTGCGCGCCCGTTGGCTGGGACTGGGTCCTGCTGCCCGGAATCCAGAAGGGTCCGAACGGCTACGAGCCCCGCCACCTCCAGGTTGGACAGCCCAAACTCGTGCGGATCCGTTCGCGGATCCTGGCCGCCGTCACCAAACAGTTCAAGCCGCATCTGGTCATCGTAGACCGGCACGCCTTCGGTGTTGACAACGAACTGGCCCGTGCCCTCGGCCGGCTCCGGACGGCAAAGCCCAACTGCCGGGTGGTGCTTGGCCTTCGGGAAGTCCTGGACTCTCCCTCTGCCGCCCGGCGGGAATGGCGGGCTTTGGGCGATCTTTCGCGGGTGCGTGAGGCCTTTGATGAAGTCTGGGTCTATGGGGACCCGGCCGTCCACGATCCCCTGAGCACCGGGGAGGTGCCGCAGGAACTGGAGGACCTCGTCCGGTTTACCGGCTACCTCGCCGCGAACCGGCACTCAGCCCAGCCAGGCCCCGAATCCCGCAGCCCCTACGTGCTGACGCTCGCAGGCGGGGGCGGCGACGGCCTGGAGGTTACGCTCACGGCCGCCCGAGCGGAAGTACCGGCCGGCTATGAGCACCTGGTGGTGACCGGGCCGAACATGCCGATGGGACACCGGGCCGAAGTGGAGCGCGCTGCCGGCGCCTCCGTGACAGTCGTAGGCTCAGTGCGGGACGCCCTGCCGGAGATCAGGGACGCGGCTGCGGTGGTCTCCATGGGAGGGTACAACAGCGTCTGCGAGATCATGAGCACCACAACCCCGGCGCTGATTGTCCCCCGCACCAGTCCCCGCCGGGAGCAGCTGATACGGGCCAAGGCCCTGGCCGACCGGGGGCTCATTGATCTTTGCCGGCCCGAAGCGTTCACCCCCGAGGCCTTGGGTGCATGGTTCCGCTCCGCAGCGGGCTCCTCCACCACCCGCACCGGCATTTCGCTGAGCGGGCTGGAGACGGTGTGCGGCCTTGCTGCCGGGCTGCTCGCTAGCCCGGTAACACGCCGGAGATCGGCCCCGGCAGTAATCCAGCACCCTGGGATCCGCTCGGACTGGAGGAACCGTGCAGCTGTCTGA
- a CDS encoding glycosyltransferase family 4 protein: MQLSEQVRTGYVLKVYPRFSETFIVTEILAREAAGEDIHIFSLRQASDPRFHPELARVQAPVTYLGRPARLAEGWMVIAEAERTVPGFGASFARMLPELARADAGEVHQGIELAVQATRRGITHLHAHFGSLAARTAAIAAALAGIRFSFTAHAKDLFHEAVDEDVLRSLMASASHVVTVSDFNAGFLRAIAPDSAGKVRRIYNGLELGRFPYLPPSALHSPLRIAAVGRLVEKKGFRHLIDAVAALQAAGVSTVTRIAGGGELEEDLAGRIARLGLERSVELLGPRTQNEVIELLRWADVFVAPCVVGADGNTDGLPTVLLEAMALGVPVVASAVTGIPEVVGHDDGGRQTGILTVPGSTGELVAALQEVTRPGFDRIGMAGAARRLVERNFDAAIQSAALRDLQYQSTAVHSRSQPGRATPVDFAPADAALSPVLTQSAGR; this comes from the coding sequence GTGCAGCTGTCTGAGCAGGTTCGCACCGGATATGTGCTGAAGGTTTACCCCAGGTTTTCGGAGACCTTTATCGTTACCGAGATCCTCGCAAGGGAAGCGGCGGGGGAAGACATCCACATTTTTTCGCTCCGCCAGGCCTCGGATCCCCGTTTCCACCCGGAACTCGCCCGCGTGCAGGCCCCTGTGACATACCTCGGCAGGCCCGCCAGGCTCGCAGAAGGATGGATGGTCATCGCCGAGGCGGAGAGGACTGTTCCCGGGTTCGGCGCATCCTTCGCCCGCATGCTGCCCGAGCTTGCCAGGGCAGATGCAGGGGAAGTGCACCAGGGCATTGAATTGGCGGTTCAGGCAACCCGCCGGGGAATCACGCACCTGCACGCGCACTTTGGGAGCCTCGCTGCCCGGACGGCGGCGATCGCCGCTGCACTGGCCGGCATACGTTTTTCGTTCACGGCCCATGCCAAGGATCTCTTCCATGAAGCTGTTGACGAGGACGTTCTGCGGTCACTGATGGCATCGGCCTCGCACGTGGTGACCGTCAGCGACTTCAATGCCGGCTTCCTGCGGGCCATTGCGCCGGACTCCGCCGGCAAAGTGCGGCGCATCTACAACGGCCTCGAACTGGGACGGTTTCCCTACCTGCCGCCGTCCGCCCTGCATTCACCCCTGCGGATTGCGGCCGTGGGCCGCCTGGTGGAGAAAAAGGGCTTCCGGCACCTCATTGATGCAGTGGCTGCCCTGCAGGCCGCGGGGGTCAGCACCGTGACGCGGATCGCGGGCGGCGGAGAACTGGAGGAAGACCTGGCAGGCCGGATTGCGCGGCTCGGGCTTGAACGCAGCGTGGAACTGCTGGGACCCCGCACGCAGAACGAGGTGATCGAGCTGCTGCGGTGGGCCGATGTGTTCGTGGCGCCCTGTGTTGTGGGTGCTGACGGCAACACCGACGGGCTTCCCACCGTACTGCTCGAAGCCATGGCTTTGGGGGTCCCGGTGGTGGCCAGCGCCGTCACCGGCATCCCCGAGGTGGTGGGGCACGACGACGGCGGGAGACAGACCGGTATTCTTACGGTCCCGGGCAGCACCGGCGAGCTCGTCGCCGCCTTGCAGGAGGTCACCCGGCCGGGTTTCGACCGGATCGGCATGGCTGGCGCCGCCAGGAGGCTCGTGGAACGGAACTTCGATGCGGCCATCCAGTCAGCGGCCCTGAGGGATCTGCAGTACCAGAGCACCGCTGTCCATTCCAGGTCTCAGCCCGGGCGGGCCACCCCTGTGGACTTCGCACCAGCTGATGCGGCCCTGAGCCCTGTCCTGACACAATCCGCAGGCCGCTGA
- a CDS encoding glycosyltransferase family 4 protein, with the protein MAYLSVDPGVPVFGSKGASVHVQEIVRSWRNRGAEVTIYCTRSGTDVPPDLADVPVVVHPIKAATGGNRERAQVRAAESLAAQVIRDGADAVYERYSLFSDALQRVTEALRIPGFLEVNAPLIDEQRKYREIHDEEAALDCLRGQVRAASTVACVSAPVRDWVLDRTGPGARHVIVTPNGVNGHRIRPSPETAGRPVVVFVGTLKPWHGVRTLLEAQAAASRVWALKIVGDGPEGPALRALAADLELDVEFTGAVPPDDIPAALAGCAIGVAPYPALDDDAEHYFSPLKIYEYCAAGLPVVASRVGQVPGIIEHGVTGLLVDPSNAGRLAGAIDSLVAAPGTRAAMSAAARRVVLERHSWDSVLARITEGAAL; encoded by the coding sequence GTGGCTTATCTTTCCGTCGATCCCGGCGTTCCTGTGTTCGGGAGCAAAGGCGCGTCCGTCCACGTCCAGGAAATTGTCCGCAGCTGGCGCAACCGCGGGGCCGAGGTGACGATCTACTGCACACGGAGCGGGACGGACGTTCCTCCCGACCTGGCAGACGTCCCTGTCGTGGTGCACCCCATCAAGGCCGCCACAGGCGGGAATCGTGAGCGGGCACAGGTGCGGGCTGCGGAAAGCCTTGCTGCGCAGGTGATTCGGGATGGCGCCGATGCCGTCTACGAGCGCTACTCCCTGTTCAGCGACGCACTCCAGCGCGTCACGGAGGCATTGCGGATTCCCGGCTTCCTGGAGGTCAACGCACCGCTCATTGACGAACAGCGCAAGTACCGGGAGATCCACGACGAGGAAGCAGCCCTTGACTGCCTGCGCGGCCAGGTCCGGGCCGCCAGCACGGTTGCCTGCGTTTCGGCACCCGTCCGTGACTGGGTGCTGGACCGTACCGGCCCTGGCGCGCGGCACGTGATCGTCACCCCGAACGGTGTGAACGGCCACCGCATCAGGCCGTCACCCGAGACCGCGGGCAGGCCGGTTGTGGTGTTTGTCGGGACACTGAAGCCATGGCACGGTGTGCGGACGCTGCTGGAAGCCCAGGCTGCTGCCTCACGCGTTTGGGCACTGAAGATCGTAGGCGACGGACCCGAGGGGCCAGCGCTGCGCGCCCTCGCTGCGGATCTGGAGCTGGACGTCGAGTTCACCGGTGCTGTTCCGCCGGACGATATCCCCGCCGCCCTGGCCGGCTGTGCAATCGGGGTGGCCCCCTATCCTGCCCTGGACGATGACGCGGAACACTACTTTTCTCCTTTGAAGATCTACGAGTACTGCGCGGCCGGCCTTCCGGTCGTGGCCTCACGGGTGGGCCAGGTTCCCGGAATCATCGAGCACGGGGTCACCGGCCTGCTCGTGGATCCTTCCAATGCCGGCCGGCTGGCAGGTGCCATCGATTCCCTCGTTGCGGCTCCAGGCACCCGGGCTGCGATGTCGGCAGCCGCCCGGCGCGTTGTCCTGGAGCGGCACAGCTGGGACAGTGTGCTGGCGCGCATCACAGAAGGCGCAGCCCTGTGA